The DNA region CTACAACCAATATGCCCACGCCTGGATATCGTCCTGGGGTTGCACCGTCACCGGGATGATTGGAATGTTGTCCAGCGAAGTATCCATGCTCCTCCTCCTGTTCATGTCCATCGACAGATACTTGCTCATCGCCGTGCCCTTTGGAAGGTACCACGCTTTGACCCTGAGGAAGACCACCTTGATTTTGACCGGGATTTGGCTCGTTGGTGTCTTCATCACCGTTCTGCCAGGTaaagcaaaattaattattatgtttgtcTCGCAAATGTAATGGTTAAATTTGCTTTTAGTTATTGAATACCACAACAGCACGAGGTTTTACGGCGTCAACGGTTTATGCTTCCCGCTGCATATTGACGATCCGTATTTTATCGGTTGGGAGTTTTCGGTCACCATTTTTGTGGGATTAAACGCATTTTGGTACGTGCCATTGTTAAATTGGATGTCGAaaacaaattcataaattcgCTACGTTCTTTCAATTTACGACTTCTTGGGGTTTCGTTGGATTTAATACTATTGATCTAATCCTAATAATACGTGGggtgtaaacaatttttccatGTTACCAAATTGTTTTGGATGCATCACactagtaaatattataataacaagtaatttattgttgtatttgtTGTCTGAGTTCTTTTCAAATTGCAATtcggttttattattatttggaagTTGAGCATAGAAATTGGTTAGTTAGTTCATTATTAGTTTCAGCAGCAAAATCAATGGaaccattttaatatattatagagtttcaatattataacttCATTATATACctctaattattaacattttgggcggtaataaatttacaaactaCCCATTCATCTTTCATGAATAAAACAGTACTTCCATTAAATTCATGTATCAATTTATCGATTGCAGCATGATTGTTACTACTGTTGTGTATATTGGTATGTTCGTAAGTATATGGAGAACCAGAAATGCCACAACATTGCCATCAAAGGACTACGAGTTTGCTGTAAGGTTCTTCTTCATTGTCTTGACCGAACTTTTTTGCTGGCTGCCTATTATCACCATCAAAGTTATCGTCCTCTTCCAATTTTCTGTATCAGGTACTTTCATAACAATCTTCCTAATATGTCATTGACCTATTTTACTCTTAGATGACACTTATGGATGGCTGGTTGTCTTCATACTTCCAATTAACTCTGGTCTAAACCCAATTTTGTACACCTTCACCACACCTAAGTACCGCAGAGAAATTTACCGGGTACCCATGAGCGTCCGGGAATCCACTTCCAACAAGACAAGGACCTACGACAAAGGTTCTCCAGGTACCTACCATTCTGTAttcgatttaaaaaagtttctacAATATCAGACTCCTTTTGTTCAACTCATTTGATGCTTATCAAAGCCTTCTTCTTACTTATTTATGCAAATAGAAATGTCTTTGTTTAGAACATGGAAGCATGCATCTCGTTGACCGGACAGGACTGAGATTTGTgaacaacaaattttgaaaacgaGGAGAATGTACACTGACAGTAttattttgcatttattttatttatttaataaacattttttgaagtacattttatttagtagtttagttttattgttaaaatccTTGTTAAATGGTACCATATAGTTAGTTAGTACTTGCaagttgtaaatattataaattaaaaacaagtaGTGCAAAATAAGGAATGACTTAAGCCTGTTATTAGTACCAATTATGAAatctataattaaacaatatgtatACTATGTATTTGCCTTAATTGTTGTGCAatccaattaacaatttaatttttaaatacaataattatttggcATAGTATTGCCATCTCGTGAAGAGTGGACAAACATCCAACGACCAGAAATAGATTCCTGTAATTTAACACTATCTGCATCGTTGTAGTGCTTGTTCACTAGATGTCGGCGCAATTTACATTAGAGAAATCTACGTTTGCCTCGGtaactttcaaattaaataggcGCGAGCGCATCCgccaaactttaaaaaaaattttgacgCGCACATCCCGGATCCCAGTTACATCCATAAACAAGTAATGCAAATACGGGACCTAGTCCGCAAAACCGCGAACATCCACGTGTGACGGTCTCGTGCATATTTGCTCTTGGAACCCAGAAAGTGGCttcgtttaataatttacggcCGCCGCATTAGTCGGGGCGTGCCGTGTGTCATGCATATTCCGGGGGGTTGTACGGGGGGTTTTTAGTAAACTCGCACGAATGTTATAACTGTCTTTATTTCAATTCCATtttctacaatatattaatctaGGTTGGTTTTatcttgtataatattttatcgtGCCGGGCACGTATTTTTTCATGCGTATAGCAGACtgtgatataaaatttttacatatataactTAGATCCGCAGCATCCGACGTCCATTTTTTTGTCTATCTAATCTTTACAATTATCACAATGGCGTCCTGCTGTggtctaataaattttttttttttgattactccttctaatataatacatataaataataagtaattaacaaaaatatgtttatttatatttagggTTGCGTGAAAGACGCGTGgacttttatgtatatatattctGGTCCAGCGCACGATTCACGGAACCATTTCACAACAAGATCGATGTTAATAactttatacattatataacacatagataaaaaataacaacgaAACAGATAACTATTCTATCCTATTAcggcattttttttaaacttaaatattgacattttttatataggaACCTGTCAACACTTTCAACATGAACAAACGAAACAACCACTACTTAGAAAGAACCAATACAGTCGAATGTGATATGTAGTTATATGATAGATCAACTAAAAACTTCATCTATGATGCTAATCGTTAATCATAGTAGAAAATGTTGGTCATTTTTAGTGAATGAATTGGTCAGATCGTCATCTGTTCAACACCCATGATTTACGTACGTGTgatgattgaaaataaatcgGGGCCCAATTTCTGGTGGTGCAACCAATCAACCAACGAAGTCGTTCCATCGTGCGTCACCTATTGAATCATTCAGTTGATATGTTCTGAAGTAATTCAACGACCGGGATTTGGACTTGTTGACTTAAAAATCTAGTCCAAAATAGATTATAGCTCAATTTTGTCAATGTCATATAGggcaattacaaaaaattctaagcagtatataaaatacaagtaCAAAAATACGTTTCACATAATTTACTACACATCAGTCTTTTCGcaactgtatatataaaatacatagctataaaagttttcaaaCAACTAATAAACTTGTATAATGCGGTCACTACTACACTTATTTAAGTtcaattcatataatttactttGGACTAGCATCTGCCGAATTAACTGAAGGGGGGGCTGTTCCGAAGCGCCGCGTACAAAACGTCTTAAAACAACATGACTAGAACAAAGCAACGCGTTTCGAACCAACCCCGTAAACTGTGACAAAAATCCAATTGTTTATGTGTGTGCTGCGGTTCGAAACAAACCAAAAATGGAACTTATTTTAGTAATCGTTCACGATTAAATGGGCAACAACGTTACGACAGAAACCGGACGCCGAAATGCCACCCCGCTTGTAACATTAAGCAATTAATTAAGTCCGGGGAGCATTTCGGCCTTCGCCGGCTGAGCTCTTCGACTGTCACCTGGAAAAAAGCTTCGTCGCTCGAAGATCTGTTTGTGTTGttagaaaaatgaaaagcAAACTTGGTCATATGCAGGTTCCTTTACACTATAATAAACAGCCGTTAATATTTACGTGGTGCTCTTAATTTTCTGTGTgcagttatatattttttataaacaaacatatagttatttatataaatgctAAATAATACTCGTCTTCTTAAGGTCTATCTACATCAGCGGTATACTTTTAACCCTGCAGCTAGGTAACCTCCATTTAAATCATTCATCGTCCGTCTTAATTGCTTACGCCACAAGCTGCGACCGGATTAAGGTGATCTAGCTCCAGAGTGCTTTAAAACTTGTATCAAAACGTCTCCTCATTcgcaaatattgattaatataaaatttcggtTTGTGTGATATcaccttaaattaattaatttttatcactttCACGCACTTTCTAATAAATACGGGCGGCCTCACGGGTAAAAATAACCCCGACCCTAGCCCCTACATGTTAtctgtataataaattgatgtaCATAAGAATTAAACACATGTATAAAGTTTCGAAGCCAcattcagatatttttaataagaacaaCGAGAATTCGacaacgattttttttttatttggggGGGTATTGCGCAGGGTTACGAAAGAATTTGTGCCGTATTAAGAGTTGAGTTTATGGAATTTACACAGCTAATGAAAATGCAATGAGCGGATGTTCATAAATTGTTTGCTCAGTAACCTTTCCGTTACTTCGGTTTGTTAAAGAACACTCCGAGACGCATCACCGTGATTGTTTCATGATGTTGCATTTTTGGCTAATGTACAATGAAATCAACGAGGATAAAAGTGCCAAAACTTACCCACACTCGATGTTAAAGCTAGTCTTAATATGATTGTTAACTTTACAAAGTATCCATGTACATTAGAGCAGGACAAAAATCGACTTTGCTGCTGCtttttggatgttttgttttgctCTAAAGCACAGCTATTGTTCtgcacataaatttattttacaaatgttgTTATAAATACCGAATTGTCCGACGAGCAATTATAGCATCTCCTTCTTATCCTACTCTAAGTTATGACTTTTAATCACATAACGTCACCCAATAATTTGTtatgtacaatattaatacaatattttgttttacatcCTAACTCTAGACAATTTTTATGCTATTTGTAGTGCCtgttcatatttataacacaGTGTGTTCACTTTAAATAATCTACGATCTTACAAAAATAGTATAGTATTTGGAaatatattggaatatttactAACTAAAACTCCTTGTCATCTTTTGATTTACCTTGTAGCAATTTCAAGTGAACATACTATACATAATGCATCCTAAACCATCATTGAACGCGATTCGTTTtggtttttgaaaaaaaaaaaaaaatgtcttaatATATAGTCTATCTAGCCTATCATTTTAACTTCATTCCTAACCTAGTATTTGTACAGTTCAAACTCAATAATAATGACCAttctttacaaatataaactcttatgattatttaaacatacataAGATATCCTAATGCAAAATGACAGGTaactaagtaaaaaatataaagtcatGAACTACAACTACCCAAAACACTTCTAAAACCTGTCTTAAACTTACTCAAAAAACGGTCACGTTGCAAAGCCATTTAACAGAGCTTacgcaaaaatataaaaccagGTGATTGTCTGTATTCCGTCGTGGTAATGTTTGTCAaccaataattaacatgtttcCAGTTTCAAGTGTGTTCAATAAAGAAAACTGACAAGCAACATTCGAACACCCTGTAAATAACGTTGCAAAGCATAACAACACTGAAAACAGTATCTAGCAAACTAACTACATTTCTCTAGTTCAGTTTGGAAGACAACTTGAGGTTAAAACAGATCGAAAAATTTGGTCCATTAGTAATGAAAaacctaaataataataataataataataataataataataataataataataataataataaaatcatctgGCCATTGTCGCACCGATTCAGATAATTGTAGTTCACCAATGTACATACGTAAATAGCTCACCGGTTAAGGTGTAAATTTAGTCCAGgtcttattatttctttttttttaaaaaattgggttTGGTTATTTGAATCACACCAAAAGACTAGAGGTAATCCAGTCTTCGTCAGTGGAGGTAAGCTGCCAAAAATATACTCCatgttaataaagtttttacgCACCCAAGTTGAACGGGAGCACAGAACTATCGACACTGAGGACGTACGTAATTCGGCTCTATTGAATTGTGGAAACGAATGTTGGAAGGCGTCCAATAGTGGGACGTTCTCAGTCTTTTTAGTTCTGGTCTCGTTCCTCATGCAATTTCTGTGGGCATATGCTTTAGCGTGTAGACTCAAGGCTTTGTAGCCCTTTCAGCGGTTTACTAGTGCAAAATAGGCAAATTATTCTACAGCACAACACTTTTTCATCATATATATAACAGTTGATCAGCCTATTTAATAGgcaattcaaaatattggTCATATACATATATGGAACAGCAAGATTGTAATACACTGAAATTACACATAGATAcacatacataatatattgagATTCAAAAATTGATGCCAATATTTTGAAGCTGATGATCaagaaatgtatgtatttaaaaagtgtGTCGTTGTTTGACAGAAATATTTGGAAACCACACGATTAACTTGAACGTTTTTGCCAAATTTATGCTACTGTAGATTCACACGTGTCCACTCGCACTACAATACAtacccaattttttaaattgctacatattgaatattgaagcTACACAATTAGAAAACATGGATGGATCTATGattgtataattaacattGTAGATACTAGTTGAAATTTGGCACAAATAACCACACAAATTATTAGAATGCATgtcgaaaatattaatacatttatattgaaGAATATTATATCACTAAGTCGATTGGGTGATAATTGTCTGTGTTTCATTGCgcctgaaaaaaataaagcagataagaatttattttataaaatgtcgaATCGTTTTTATCCTtatgtcattttatttatttatttttatctttcgcACAGGACAAACTCTTAACTActctttaattatataattatttttaattaatagtgaTGGAGTTAAACAGggaaaattgcaaaatttcatttcggtATTCTTTTACAAcgtgaaaataattgttagaaatttaaaactagtAATTATACAGGGAAATCTtaagtagtttttaattacaaaatttatatgtattaattatacagtGAGGTCCCACCTCCCTGATAACTATTATAGGGACAACCAACAATTATTAGGTAAACGATATATTAATACtgtcttttatattttgtgtaaatattgacctataaaatttatttttttgtataaatatcgatttttttagtaataacttATTAACAATTCATCAGATTTTAGTCAACAAAGTAGCATTGAAAAGAGCATGAAAATACCTTTCAAATGAGGTATCACAAGACCACCCTTTatccatttataaataaatacttgctAGTGCCCATATGGCACTGGCTAATTTGGCACAATTTGGTTAGAACATTTTATACGGTTTTTCCTTGTAAAAGTTATCAGGAGACTTTTGATGACCTCACCatgtaataattagttttgaattaggtaacaaaattaaaatttgttcgtGTTTTTAGTATGCAAATCCACTCCTTACTTAAAAAaccattagaaaatatttaaactaggatttaagaaaacttgaaaacaaccaattaaaacatttttagttaatattccaaaatttatgtagtaaaaattaagaataaatattcagtacGTAAATTTTGGGTTCTCTTTAAAAtcgttaaacaataaatttaatgtagatcattacagaattaatttatttttatattattgactcatgtctatttaatttatgattcaaTTCGATGTAAactaatatgaatttttaataacaattaccatgtctgtttatttataaactgaaTGATTACTGATGTAATTTGTTTAGTTTCAATCATTACTACGAAATTAAGCCAACATGCACAGCAAAAGCAATTTGTGTAATAACACTTTAGGTGTatgataattatgttatttcatttcttccatttcatatcatttttatacaatttgtacaattatataaattgtccaaaacaagttgatatgaaataattagaaaCTATTATTTCAGTGAATACCAGTAATGGTTgctttattcaataataaaccaCTCATAGTATCAATTTACTGTCATTCTTGTtgagtatataataataaagcaaTCCACCCTCAAATAAGGTAATGGAATGGTGCAAATGAATCATAGAAAAAACTAAAAGGAGTTAGTGGGTACTTACTTGGTACTGCTGAATGGGAAAAACCAACCCCGGTTGCTGTAAAGTAGTACCAGGTGCCGTCATTTGTTGCGGTGTCGATGGCAACTGTGGCTGCCCCGGTATGCCCTGCCAAGTTGCTGTGGGTACTTGCATTCCCATTCTGCAAGCAAACAAAGAGGGCTTAATATTTGATGTTGATTAACGTGAACAACCCTTACCCCATATAAGATTGTTGATAGCCGGCGAACTGTCCGTAGGTGTAACCCTGCATGCCCTGCAGGAACTGGCCCTGCATCTGCGCGGCGGCTGTGGTGGGGAAACTCTGGGGGTACCAGTATCCCAATTGTTGTCCGTATGCGTTGTAGGGATACTGTGTACCGGTGATGGCCTGAAGACATATCTCCTGTCCGGCAACCGGCGCATTATTGGGGTCGCCCGATTCTTTGCCCCAGGAGCACTTGACCATCTGTCCGTTGATGTCGGTGTTGTGGACGGCAACGATCGCGTGTGTTGCCGATTCCTTTGTCGAAAACCTGCAACCGACAGTCCGTTTTTAATACGTGCACTAAAATTAATAGCCGGATTCGGTGGGTAATCGCCGATTCTGTTGTCCAAAAGCTCCACGAACTGAATCACCATTCAGGCATTGTGTGAAGTCGCATGAAATTGCGGAGGCAAATTATACCGTATTGATATTCTAACGAAGTTCGAATACAAAACTGACTGTCAAGTAAATCTTATTTATAGTCACGATACTAGAACGTACATACCTATGACCGGATTCATATTTTACTACCGGCGTTAAACACGCGTTCGTGACTATTCTACGATCGACTGCGAAATGCGTATGAATCGGTCCCAATCAAAAGTGACACGtaaatttattctgtttaattGATACGTctgttaaaagtaattttcgtgCTCACCTAACGAATGCGTAGCCCTTCTCCTTGAAGACCCTTATTTCCTGGATGGTTCCGAAGGGAGCAAAAGTCTTTTGCATTAGTTCCTCAGTCAGACCGTTAGTTATGCCGCCGCAATAGACGGTGCAGTTGGTGGGGCTGCTTTGGTTGTACACCTCGTCGAATGTCAATGGTTTTGTGCTCACTGGAATGAATAAACATTGTTTAGtacaaatcatttttattaaaatattctcaatTTGTAGACACTTAACAAGCACGATATCTATCAAACGGAAGTACATAATTCTCGATGTTTATTCTTCATGATCAAGttcttaacaattatttttttaatctcatttaaattgtttattaagtttatacaaatgctgaaataattgaaatgtcacttttatttattacctctccaaatagaaataaaaaaattgtaatatataaaattatttaagagaatttgttgattatttaagagtttttgtaaaaattgttttatatgttttgtaGATCAAGTTTCATAGCTATCAAAAATGTGTGTATTAATCTGTTAAACAATTGCCAATAATTAGGCATTCATCTTCAATTTGTTagcacttatttttttatttctattcaacCATCCATTAAGTTTTTACAGGTTCAATAGATTATTCGTCAATGTTAAAACAAATGATTTGTTACTTTCATTAATTaccttttcatttatttcaaacatGATGATTACTTATCCTTAGTTAAAAgcataaatatgataaaaatgtaattaaaaaataaataaaagaaattgtaagttttctaaaatagttttatatatttcgtaGATTATTAGACGGTTAACTCATTTAATCAAGTTTTATCCTTATCAAAAACAtgtgttattaatttgttaaacaattGGCAATAATTAGGTATCCAtcatcaatttgttgacacttatttttttctttatattcaaCTATCTGTTAAGTTTTTACAAGTCTAGTAGATTATTCATCGATGTTGaaacaattgatttatttccattaattaccttttcttttgttttaaacatgaTGTTTACTTATCCTCAGTTAAAAGCATAAATATgatgataaaaatgtaattaaaaaataaatgaaattatataaaagaaattgtaaaagttttttttaaattgttgtatatGTTTTGTAGATACTTAAGACATTTAATCAAGTTTCATATCTATTAAAAAGGTGTCTGATGAATTTGTTAAACAGTTGCCAATAATTAGGTATTCATCTTCAATTTGTTAacaccaattttttttatttttattgaacctTCTATTAAGTTTTTACAAGTTCAAAAGATTATTCGTCAATGTTGAAACAAATGACTTGTTACtttcattaattaagttttcattTGTTTCAAACATAATGATTACTTGTCCACAGTTAGTTAAAAgcataaatatggaaaaattgtaattaaaaaataaatgaaattatttaaaagaaattgtaagtttactaaaattgttgtatatattttattgatacttAAGCTTTTTTGATACTTAAGAGATGTGATCATATCTATCAAAAAGTTGTGTTATGAATTAGGTATTCAtcttcaatttgttgacacttatttttttatttctatt from Aethina tumida isolate Nest 87 chromosome 1, icAetTumi1.1, whole genome shotgun sequence includes:
- the LOC109596794 gene encoding cytotoxic granule associated RNA binding protein TIA1 isoform X2, producing MTAMSTPGLLPVPTKIETNGKIPITHSSPAAKAEHHHIFVGDLSPEIETQTLRDAFAAFGEISDCRVVRDPQTLKSKGYGFVSFIKKNEAESAIAAMNGQWLGSRSIRTNWATRKPPVPKAEVSTKPLTFDEVYNQSSPTNCTVYCGGITNGLTEELMQKTFAPFGTIQEIRVFKEKGYAFVRFSTKESATHAIVAVHNTDINGQMVKCSWGKESGDPNNAPVAGQEICLQAITGTQYPYNAYGQQLGYWYPQSFPTTAAAQMQGQFLQGMQGYTYGQFAGYQQSYMGMGMQVPTATWQGIPGQPQLPSTPQQMTAPGTTLQQPGLVFPIQQYQAQ
- the LOC109596794 gene encoding nucleolysin TIAR isoform X1, with amino-acid sequence MKGGWTTSPGSNATVATVNPPTLVAVQPLLATQPAQPAQAQTVAVPAPVVIAATSSHQPSTSAAAAAAAAAVPSTSAQPKQDTSKHHHIFVGDLSPEIETQTLRDAFAAFGEISDCRVVRDPQTLKSKGYGFVSFIKKNEAESAIAAMNGQWLGSRSIRTNWATRKPPVPKAEVSTKPLTFDEVYNQSSPTNCTVYCGGITNGLTEELMQKTFAPFGTIQEIRVFKEKGYAFVRFSTKESATHAIVAVHNTDINGQMVKCSWGKESGDPNNAPVAGQEICLQAITGTQYPYNAYGQQLGYWYPQSFPTTAAAQMQGQFLQGMQGYTYGQFAGYQQSYMGMGMQVPTATWQGIPGQPQLPSTPQQMTAPGTTLQQPGLVFPIQQYQAQ